The genomic interval CACCGTCGACGCGAGCCGGTGACGACCATGCAGAAGAAGCTCGACGATTCGGGGAAGAGCGCCAAGCCTGACGAGCCCGCTATGGCGGCCGCCAGTCCCTATTCCATCGGCGATACCGGCGCGTTCGCCCGCAACATGATGCGCGTCGGGCAGCAATCGCAGAAGCTGCTGGGCGATTTCCTGAAACGGCAGGTCGACGGGGCCCGCGATCCGGTCGATCCGCTCAACATCGCCGAGCCGTTCCTGCTGCTGGTCAAGGCGATGGCGGCGCATCCGACGGCAATGGTCGAAGCCCAGTTCGAACTCTGGCGCGGCTTCCTGGGCCTGTGGGAGACCACGGCGCGGAAGATGCTGGGCGGCGAGGTCGAGCCGGTGGTGTCGCCCAAGCCCGGCGACAAGCGCTTCCGGGACAAGGACTGGCAGGAAAACCAGATCTTCGACTTCATCAAGCAATCCTACCTGCTGACCGCGAACTGGATGCAGGACACCGTCGCCAAGGTCGAAGGGATCGACGACGATACGAGGAAGCGCGTCGGCTTCTATACGCGGCAGTTCGCCGACGCGATCGCGCCCACCAATTTCATCCTGACCAATCCCGAAGTGTTGCGCGCGACGCTGCAATCCAACGGCGAGAACCTGGTCAAGGGCCTCGACAACCTCCTGGAGGACATCGAGCGGGGCAAGGGCCAGCTTTCCATCCGCCAGTCCGCCGACACGTTCGAGGTCGGCCGCAACATCGCGACCACGCCGGGCAAGGTGATCTTCCGCAACGAATTGCTCGAATTGCTGCAATACGAACCGACCACGGCGGAGGTCTATGAGCGGCCGCTGGTGATCTTCCCGCCCTGGATCAACAAGTTCTATATCCTCGATCTGCGGCCCGAGAACTCGTTCATCAAATGGCTGGTCGGCCAGGGCTACACGGTGTTCGTCGCCTCCTGGGTCAATCCCGACCGCCGCCTCGCGCAGGAGACGTTCGAAGATTACATGCGCAAGGGCATCTTCGCGGCGTTCGACGCGGTCGAACAGGCGACCGGCGTGAAGGACCCCAATGTGGTCGGCTATTGCATCGGCGGCACGCTCCTGACCGCGACTCTCGGCTACATGGCGGCGACGAAGGACAGCCGCGTCAACTCCGCGACCTTCTGGGCGGCGCAGGCCGATTTCAGCGAGGCGGGCGATCTCAAGATCTTCGTCGACGAGGCCCAACTCGAGGCCTTGCGCGAGCAGATGGAGAACGCGGGCGGCGTGCTCGAAGGCTCCAAGATGGCGACCACCTTCAACATGCTGCGCGCCAACGACCTCATCTGGTCCTTCGTCATCAACAACTACATGCTCGGCCGGCAGCCGATGCCGTTCGACCTGCTCTACTGGAATTCCGACACCACGCGCATGCCGGAGAAGACGCATCTTTTCTACCTGCGCGAGTGCTACAAGGAGAACAACCTCGCCCTGGGCAAGATGGTGCTCGGCGGCAAGACGATCGACCTCTCCAAGGTGAAGGTGCCGGTCTATCTGCAATCGGCGAAGGAAGACCACATCGCGCCCTACCGCTCGATCTTCAAGACGACGAAGCTGTTCAAGGGGCCGATCCGCTTCATCCTGGCGGGCAGCGGCCATATCGCGGGCGTGATCAACGCGCCGGCCGCCAAGAAGTACCAGTACTGGACCAACGACAAGATCCCCGACACGGTCGAGAAATGGATCGAAGGCGCCAAGGAGCATGCCGGCTCCTGGTGGCCCGATTGGGACAGGTGGCTGTCCAAGCTGTCGGGCAAGAAAATCCCCGCGCGCAAGCCCGGCGACGGCAAGCTCCCCGTCCTGGGCGACGCGCCGGGCGAATATGTGAAGATCAAGGCGCAGTAGCAAACTGTGCAGAAACGCCGGCGCGTGCGGCTTGCAAGCCGCGCGGTCGGGATCGCGCGCGACGTCTTCGACGTCCGCGTCGGGCCATGGCATTCGCAGATGCAAAGCACATTCAAATTCCGATCAAGTATTTGAAGATACTGATCAATCAATATTTGAAACATATTTCGGAGTATAAATACTATATTTGAACACTTAGACCTTTATTGCAATATCGATTTTGATAGACTGGAACTCCATTGAAGGAGGATTTGCCATGACCAATTCTGACGACAATAATTCCGAATCCCGCCGCGGTACCTTGAAAGCGCTCGGCGCGGGCGCCCTGGCCGTCGCGACAGCCGGCGTTGCCGGCGCCGGCCCCGCCGAGGCGGCGACCTTCGGCAGAGCGCGAAACATGAAGCTGAGCGAATTCCTGGCGCAGAAGCTGTCGCCCGATATCGAAGCCGTCTTGTCGAAGCTGAACGGCGGCTCGCTTATGGATTGCCACCGCCGGTTCTACGAGGCGACGGGCATCTGGTTTCCCGAACTGACGCCCGTGTTCGAACGGATGGACGCCGCCCTTGCGTTCAGGAGTCTCCCCGAGGGCGTGCACTGAGGCAGCGGCGAGTCCGGACGAGAGGCCGGGCTTGCCTGGCCGCTCGTCCTGCCGCCGGCCGGAAAGATGTCTTGTGGACCGCGAACCGTCGCAGCCGCCTCCCGGCCGCCGTGACAGCGCTACCGCCTGCGACGAGCTTCTCGCTTTCATGCAGCGGCGCTATCCGGCGGGATGCGAGCATTTCGAAAGTCTCGGGCGGCTGCTTTTGAACCACGCCGCGCCCGGCCTCGAGCGGGAGCTCGGACGGGGCGCCGAACGGTTTTGCCGCGAGCCGCTGCTTTTTTCGCACGGCATGGCGCGCGGGTCGGAACCGGAGCTTCGGCAAATCGCCTTTGGCGCATTGTTGCCGTCGCGACGGCCGGCCGCTCTTGCGGTGCGAACCGACAATTGCGGCCGTGTGCGCCTGCCAGGTCTCGGCGCGCTCGCCACGGCGGTGCCCGATGCCGAACTGCGTCTCGCCTGGAACAAGGCCGACGACAGCTACCGGCTGTCGCGCGAGGGTCGCGCTGTGTCCGGCCGGATGGAGAAGCTCCGGCGTCTTCACGGCGGCATCGACGTCGACTTCGGCCCGCATCCGGTGTTTTCGCGGCTCTGGCCCGGGGCGAGCGAAGCTGCCGGACCACCGCTCGGAGTGCCTCTGGCGTCATACGGCGCAGCGCTCGGCCGCGCGTGGCGGCTTATCGCGACCGTCTTCCCCGCGTATTGGCGGATGATTGCCGCGGTCACCCGCCGCGTCGTTCTCCTGGAAAATGTCGCGGTCAATTCCTTCGCGAGCAATGCGGCTTTCGGCGCGGTCTTCCTCAACATCACGGAGCACGGCGCCGACGAGGTCTTTTTCATCGAGGATCTCGTCCACCAATGCGGGCATGTCCTGTTCAACGCCGCCACCCATGATGTGGGCGACTATCTCGCCGTGGCGCCGGATGCCGTCCTGCCGCACGATCCCGGCGACGGCAGCGAATCCCGCACGGTTTACGGCGCGCTGCACGGCCTGTTCACCGAAGCGGTCATGAATGCCTGCTTCGAGCGCTGCGTCGCCGCCGGCCTCTTCGCAGGCCGGCAAGCCCACGAACTGATGGGCCGCTATGCCCTGATCTATCGCCGCTTCAACTACGACCTCATCGCCCTGCGCCAGCCGGCGCTGTATACGACCCAGGGCGCGCAGATCTACGATCACTGCCGCCGGGTGTTCGAGGAGATCTATCGCGGCCGCGGCGATGCCCTGCTCGGTCACGATTACTCCGGCCAACCCTACAGCTTCAACTACCGGATCTACCGCGCCAACAATCCGCCCGCCCGCCGGCAGCCGGCGCGCCGGGCGGCGATCGCGTAGCAGCGGCGCGCACGGCCATGCGGGAGCTTCACACCCTCAGCGCGATCGGCTTCGGCGGCTATCGAATTACCCAACGGTCCGCCGAGCACCGCGCCGCGCTGATCGGCGCCTTGCGCAGCGGCTGCACGCTGATCGACACCGCCTCGAACTACGCCGCCGGCGAGTCCGAGCAGTTGATCGGCGCCGTCCTGGACGACTTTCCCGATTTCGATCCCTTCGTCGTCACCAAGGCAGGGTATGTCGGTGCCGAAAATCTCGACTATTTCCATGGGCCCGGCTCGCGGCTTGCCGCGTCCGAGATCGTGAAAGTCAGCGACGATTCCTATCATTGCCTGCATCCGGATTTTCTCCGTGCGCAAATCGACCGGTCGCTGGCAAATCTTCGGCGCAAGACCGTGGACGGCTTCCTGCTTCACAACCCCGAGTACCACTTCCGCACGGATGCTTCGGTCTACGATCGGATCGAGCGCGCATTCTGCCTGCTTGAAGAAAAGGTGGCCGCGGGGACGGTGCGGTACTACGGCGTCAGCTCGAACACGCTCGCGCCGCGCGATCGACCCGATGCGCTGCAGATCGACGAGCTGCTGAAGATCGCCGCGCGCGTGGCGGCCAATCACCATTTTCGGCTTGTCCAGTTTCCCTTCAATCTCCTGGAATTCCAGCCCGCCACGGAAAGTGGAGGTCGAGAGAGCCTGATCGGCTACGCGCGCCGCAACGGGCTGAGGACGTTCGCCAATCGTCCTTTGAACGCGCGCATCGGAGCAAGGCGGGTGCGTCTGGCGCGAACGGACGCCTCGGGATTTGCGCTTGACCGAGATGTGGCGATCGAGGGTCTCGTCGCAACGCTCGACGCCCGCTTGGCAGCGATGGAAATCGACGGCAGCGCTGCGGACATTCCTGCCATCCGCCACCTGCGGGAACGCTGGGCGGATCTGGACACAAGCGAGATCGTCGCCGACGTCTTCGAAAAAGCCGTGTATCCGGCGGTCGCGCTTTTGTTCGACGGCGATCTGCCCGACCATGTCCGGCAATCGGTGCGCGCGGTGGAGGCGAGCGCCCTGCGCTCGGCGCAATCATCGATGAACGCGGCGACTCTTCAAATGCGCGACGCGCTCGCCGCGCAAGGCGTCATTCGCACGAACGACGATCGCGCTCTGGACGTCATCGCCTGCGACAGCCTCCTCAAGGCCAAGGTCGATCATGTCCTCGTCGGGATGCGCCGACCCGCTTATGTGGATTCCCTGAGCGGCCTATTCTGACCGGGTCCGGTCGAGCCGACGCATCGCGCCTGCGACCGCCACGCTTGCCGCGTCGCCGCGCTCTTCGAGGCCGCGGACCGCGCCAGCGAAATCCTCCGGCTTCGCGTTCTGCGAGAGCTTGAACTTGCCTTCCAATGTCTCGAAGCGCAGCGAGAAACCGACGATGGCCCTCAGCAGCATCGCCATGCGCTCCGCGGGCACTTTGTCGACGGTCCAGGGCTTCTTCGGTGCGAGTTTCGCCTCCTCTGCCGCCGACAGATCGACCAGCAGCGCAGTCAGCGCCGGCTCGTCGAGGCGGCGTGCAACGCCCTCCCCCTCCACGGCGCTGTAATTCCAGGTCGGCACCATCGTCTTGGTCTCGTACCAACCCGGCGAGATGTAAGCGTGCGCGCCCAGGAAGGAGAGCCTGAGCCGAGCGCCGTCGGCCCGCGCCATCGGATTGTTCGCCGCGAGATGGAAGCGTACGCCCTCCGCATCCAGGACGACGGGCGCATAGGCGAGTTGCACCGCGCCGTCCCGCGTCAGCGCAATCGTCGCGAAGGGCTGGGCGCGGATGAAAGCATCGAGCGCTTGCCGCTCGTCGACGGCGGCCGGGCGGTACATCAATCGGCTCCCATCCAATAACGATCGAGCGGCGACGCGGCGGACAGATCGCGCGTCTCGCGGACCGTGGCGATGGAGGAATGGCACTGCCAGCAGACCTGCAGCGTGCGCCGGGGCGCGCCGCTCTCATTGCGCAGGCCCGAATGCACCAGCCTTCCGTGAAAGATCAGCACATCGCCCGGATCGCCCTCGGCCACGATCTCGCGCGGATGCATGACGTGCCGGCTGTAGTCGTTCATCTCGCCCGCCTCGAAATGCGTGCCCGGGACGAGCCGCGTCGCGCCATTCGCCGCGCCGAAGGGATCTAGAAATCCCAGCCCCACGACGATGCCCGGCACCGCGCCGTCGTCCGGCCAGTCGCGATGCAATAGCTGATAGCCGCCGCCCGGGCTCGGGTCGCGACCCTGCACGCCCTTGAAGAAGAAGCGCTCTTTCAGCACATGGAACGCCGCCGCCAGAAGCGGCGGCGAGAGGCAGACGCGGCGCACCGCCGCGTCGTTCTCGAGCATCGCATGGCGCGTGCCGTGCTCGCGCGGAGCCGGCCATCGATCGGGCGCCAGCACCGCCGCTTCGAACCGCGCGCGCAGATCGTCCAGGCACTCCGCCGGGATGGCGCCGCGCAGCACGACATAGCCGTCGTCGTCGAGCGCGCGGGCGTCGGCCGGGGAGAGCGTCGCCGCCGTCACGCCGGCCTGCGCCAGGGCCTCCTCGACGGAGCCGATCGCCATGGCCGCCTCAGACCAGTCCCGTGGTCTCAGCGAGGCCGAGCATCAGATTGAGGTTTTGCACCGCAGCGCCGGACGCGCCCTTGCCGAGATTGTCGAACACGGCGCTGAGCCGGGCCTGCCCCGTCGTCTCGTTCGAGAAGACGTAGAGCTTGAGCCGGCTGGTGTGCTTGAGCGCTTCGGCATCGAGCGTCTTGACGGCGGCCGCTTCCGCGAGGGTTGCAACCTCCACGAGCTGCCGGCCGCCATAGGTGTCGGCGAGCACGCCATGCAGGTCGGCGGCCTTCGGGGCGCCCTTGAGCGACCAGAGCTGCAGCGGAACCTCCACGATCATGCCGCGATAGAAGCGGCCGACATAAGGCGAGAAGACCGGTGCATGGCGGAGCCCGGCGCGCTCGGTCATCTCCGGAACGTGTTTGTGCGCGAGCTGCATCGCATAGGCGCGCGCCACCGTCTCGACATAGGCCGGCGAGTCGGTGTTCTCGAATTCCGCGATCATCGCCTTGCCGCCGCCGGAATAGCCGGAGATGCCGTGAGCCGCGAGCGGCGCATCGGCCGGGATCAGCCCGGCGCGGACCAGCGGCCGTATCAGGGCCAGAAAACCGGTAGACCAGCAGCCGGGATTGGTCACCCGCTTGGCACCCGCGATCGCCTCATAGTTGCCGGGCTCGAATTCGGGAAAGCCGAACACCCAGCCCGGCGCGACCCGATGGGCGGTCGAGGCGTCGATCACGCGCACGTCCGGGTTCTCGATCAGCGCGACCGCCTCGCGCGCGGCTTCATCCGGCAGGCACAGGATGACGAGATCGGCGCTGTTGAGAGCGGCGGCGCGGGCGCGCGCGTCTTTCCGCTCGGCATCGCCCAGCTGGACGACGGCGAGGTCGCCGCGCCCGGCCAGCCTTTCGCGGATTTCGAGCCCCGTGGTGCCCGCGGCGCCGTCGACGAAAACTTTCTTGCTCATGACCGTGACTTGCCCACCGGATTTCGCGCGCCTTTCCTTGACAGGAACCGAGCCCCCTCCTTAGCTCAATCGGGCCGGAGATGCCTGCGGGAAATATTCCCTATGGCGGGGGAGTGCGGGTACCGGCTCCATTGCGCGCCATGCATGGCTCGCCTTGGGCGTTCGACTCCTTCGCCTCAACCTTTTGGCGGCGTCCGCCGCGCTCCACGGAGACGAAGAATGGAACCCATCAATTGGTTCATGAGTGTGGTCACGCAGCACTATTTCGATTTCAACGGGCGCGCCCGCCGGGCGGAGTTCTGGTGGTTCATGCTGGTCTATATCATCATCGACGTGGTCCTCGCCGTCATCCAGAACATCCTCGGCGTGGGCACCGTGCTGACGGGCCTTTTGGCCCTCGCATTGCTGTTGCCCAGCCTCGGCGTCGGCGTCCGGCGCCTGCATGATATCGGCCGCAGCGGCTGGTGGATCCTCATCGGCTTTGTCCCGATCGTGGGCTGGATACTGATCATCTATTGGTATGCGCAGCCGGGCACCGTGGGCGCCAACGAGTTCGGTGCCGACCCCAAGGCCGGCGTGGCAGCAGCCTAGACGTTCATCCGTTTCCTCCCGGCGGCACGAGCCGCCGGGAGGATTCGCGCCAGCCGCCCGCGATCGACTTGCGACGCCTCCTGCGCGATGGCGTTTTGCCGATCGCTCGCCAGGCACGCTCAAGTCGCATAGGACCGTCAACAGGTCGGGCCGGAACATTGGCCATTGATGGCGACGGTCGCCGTCGCCGTGTGGCCGTGGCCGTCCGAGATCGTGTAAGTGAATTGCTGCACGGCTCCGTCGGCAATGCCGCCCAGCCCCAAATGGGACGTTAGCGACGTGCCGCTGTTGATCGTCACGGTACCCAGCGTCGGCGACGAAACGGCGGTGATCGTGAGCGCATCGTCGTCGACATCGCTGTCGTTTGTCCTGGGATCGTAGGTGTAGTCCTTCGTGCCGGCCGCGACCGTATATCCGTCATCGACGGCAACCGGCGGCTGGTTGATCGCCGTGACGGTCACGGAAACCGTCGCCGTCGCAGCATGGGCGTGGCCATCGGAAATTGTGTAGGTGAAGCTGTCGGAGCCGGAGTAGCCATGGGTCGGATTGTAGGTGACGCTGGTGCCGCCATTGATCATCACCGTGCCATGCGATCCGTTGGTCTTCGCGGTTATGGTGATGGGGTCGTTTTCCGGATCGCCGTCGTTCGTCCGCGGGTCGAACGTATAGGGCGTGTTGTGGTTGGTCGTGATGGAGTCGTTCGCGGCCGCGGGCGGCTGGTTCACGAAATTCACCGTCATCGCGACGGTACCGACGGCCGCGTTAGCGTGGCCGTCCGAAATCGTATAGGTGAAGCTGTCGGGGCCGTTGTAGTAGCCGGTCGGCGTGTAGGTAAGACTCGTTCCGCCGTTGAGCGTCACCGTACCGTGGGCCCCGTTCGTCTTGGCGCTGATGGTCAGCGTATCGCCCTCCGGATCCTGGTCGTTGATGCGCGGATCGAAGGTGATCGCGACCGTTTCGTCGGTGCCGACCAAATCAGGAAATGCCAGCGGCGCGTAGTTGGTCGACGCGGTCGAGACCTGCGTTCGGTTTCCGGCCGCATCGTAGACGTAGTGTATTGTGTTACCGCCCGCGCGATGGACAAAAACGAGCCGGCCGAGAAGATCGTAAGTGTAAGTGACATCCGTCGCGCCGGAAGCCGTGAGAGTAATCGCAAGTACAATCGCCACATAGAGAACCGGTCGTTTCGTCACTCTGCCGTCCCGAGGAAAATTTTCAACTTCTGACGAAGAACGTGTCTCGACAATCATAGAACCTTGCCCGACAATCGCAAGACAGATGCAGTCTTCTATTTCTGTTCTTGAAGGATGATCGGGTGCTGGCGCGAAATCGTTTGGCGATTGCTTGGATTTTAGCGTCTCTCGTCTTTTGCTTTGCGGTACGCCCGGTCTCGGCCGCGGTCTCGTTGCCGTCCATCACCGTCGGCGCCGGCACGCTCATCAGTCCGGCGAGCGCGCTGACCTACTACCAGGCGCAGGGATTGACGAGCAATCCGCGCACGACGACCGATCCGGAAATCGTCAATCTCGCCCGCGCGCTGGGCAACGATCCGGACAAGATCTACTGGTGGGTCCGCAACAATGTCCGGCTGACGCCGACCTTCGGGTTGAGCAAGGGGGCGCGGGGCGCCGCGATCGATCGCGCCGGTACGGCCTTCGACCAGGCCCATCTCATGGTCGAGATGCTGCGCGCCTCCGGCTTTGCGGCGCAGTACAAGCTGGGCACCATCACGCTCACAGGCGCGCAATTCTCGAGCTGGTTCGGCGTCAGCGATGCGACGGCCGCGACGCGATTGCTCGCCGATGGCGGAATTCCGGCGACGGTTTCGGCAACCGGGGCGACGATCAACTCCGTCGTCATGATGCATATCTGGGTGACGGCGACGCTGGGAGGGACGAGCTACGCGTTCGATCCGAGCTACAAGGCCTCGACGGTCACGCCGGGCATCGCCCTGTCGAGCGCCATCGGCTTCAACGGCACGACCTTCCTGTCGGGCGCTCTGACCGGGGCCCAGACGGATACGACCGGCGGCGTGGCCAAGATCCGCCATCTCAACATCGCCAATATCGCGAGCGCGATGCAGGGCTATTCGACGACGCTGCTGACCTATCTGAAGACGAACCAGCCGACGGCGGACATGGACGCGGTGATGGGGGCGACGGACATCGTCACGGTGGCGGAGATTCCGCTGCGCCAGACCTCGCTGAGCTATCAGACGACGGTCGGCGCGACGTTCTCCAACGACATCCCGAACGCGCTGCGCACGTCGCTGCGCATCCACATGGACGACATCGACGTCACGTTTTACGGCGACGAGATCTACGCCAAGCCCCTGATCGTGCAGTACAGCAGGGCCAATGCCTATTATACGGGCTGGCAGATCAATCTGGACGGCGTGACGGTGGCGCATGGCGCGTATGTCACGGAGCTGCTCACGTTCAAGTGCCTCATCAACGTCGACATCAACCATCCCTATGCGGCGTCGTCCGGCGCGTATATGGACGACACCTTCACCCAGAACGCCTATGCGCGCGAGGTGCCGGTGGTGATCCTGCTGGGCCTGGGCGAAACCTCGGCCGAGTACCGCCAGCGCATCGCGCTGCGCGTCGGCGGCGCCAAGGGCAATATCCTGCAGGACCAATGCACGAGCAGCGTGACCGATCCGGACCTGAACACCTGCGTGGTGTCGGGCACGTTCGACTATGCGCCGGGGCAGCGCGCGCTCCTTGGCGCCGCCTGGCTGGCGCAGTTCTGGCGGCTCGCCGACCTGTCGTCGCGCATGGACGGCACGATGACGCTGCATCACCACTCGATCGTGATGACCTCGCTGCTGCCGCAACTCCAGGACGGCGCCCACACCGCGCTCGTGATCGGCTCGTCGGACAAGATGAACATCGACACCGGCCTCAGCCTCGAGAGCCTCAGCAACGACGCCGGCATGCGCAAGACCGCGCTGGCGACGCTCGCCAGCCTCGCCAACACGCTGGAGGCCAGCGTGGCGGAACAGTCGGCGCAGTCGACCTACCCGACCTCGGTCGCCTCCTCCCTGGACTGGGTGAACCGGGCGACGGTGCCGACGGGCTCCGACTGGATCGAATACGCCACGCCCGCGAACTGGACGACGGCGAAGGCCAACCTGCTGGCCGACTATGTCGGAGAATGGGCCGACGTCACCTCCAACAAGGACCCGCCGCCGGTCGCCGGATCGCAGGTCGCGCTGGTCTCGGCGCAGGCCGATGCGTTCATCCAGGCCGGCTATTCCCTCGTCCTGCCCGTCAGCTCGTTCCTCGGGCCGGGCGCGCAACGCAATGTCTTACTGCCCGGCGGGCCGACGACCTTCCAGTACTACGATCCGAGCGTCGACCGCGGCGGCGCCTTCATCGGCTATCTGCCCGACGATTCGCACATCGCCTACGACGTGGTGCGCGGCGACGGGACGGACAAGGGCGGCGGCGGCTCGGTCACGACCAATCCCGACGAGCTGTTCAAGCCGGAAGCCAATGTCCTCGACAAGAACGGCGGCGTGCACGGCATCGCCCGCGACGTCGACATGCGCAGCGGCACGCTCAGCCTCACAATGCCGCCCGACATCGTGGCCGGCAGCGGGCCGGCGCCGTTCAGCCTCTCCTACCAGCGCACCTTCCGCGCCGGGTTCGACGCCGGCTGGACGAGCAATTGGGACAGCGGGATCTCGGTCTCGGGCGACGGGCTGGCGGCGATGGGCGGGAGCAGCCCGCGGGCCGCCGCCGAGCTTCTGGTGACGCTGACGGCGCTCAACTGGCTGGCGCCCACCGCGCAGGGCACCGACCTCGACACGCTCGAGCACCATGTCATCGCCGGTCTGGTCAACATGTGGTGGGCCGAGCGGGTGGCGTCGAACACCGTGGAAGTCACCATGGGCGCCAGCCAGAAGGCCTTCACGCTCCTGGCCGACAACAGCCTCGCCGCGCCGCCGGGCGACGCCTCGACCTTGTCGGGCACGGTGGTGCGCCAGTTCGGCAGCGATCCCGTGGGCAACACGACGATCGGCCCCGGCTGGTACACCCTGCCGGCCTCGGTCGCGCCGCGGATCGGCAACGGCTCGGGCACAACCGGGTTCTATCGCGGGGTGCCGAACGGTTCGCGCAAGCTTCCCGGCAACGCCTGCAATCCCTATGGCGACCTCTCGCAATACGCCTTCACCCTGACCGAGCCGGACCGCACGGTCGCGACCTTCGCGTTCTTCTGCACCGAGCGGCGGGCCAATGCCGACGACCTCGGCGCCATCCCGCAATACCAGGTCGCGCGCACGGGCTGGAACCTGACCCACATCGCCTATCCGGCGGGGACGAGCGTGGACCTGACCTATACGGTGCCGCCGA from Rhizomicrobium sp. carries:
- the phaC gene encoding class I poly(R)-hydroxyalkanoic acid synthase, with the translated sequence MQKKLDDSGKSAKPDEPAMAAASPYSIGDTGAFARNMMRVGQQSQKLLGDFLKRQVDGARDPVDPLNIAEPFLLLVKAMAAHPTAMVEAQFELWRGFLGLWETTARKMLGGEVEPVVSPKPGDKRFRDKDWQENQIFDFIKQSYLLTANWMQDTVAKVEGIDDDTRKRVGFYTRQFADAIAPTNFILTNPEVLRATLQSNGENLVKGLDNLLEDIERGKGQLSIRQSADTFEVGRNIATTPGKVIFRNELLELLQYEPTTAEVYERPLVIFPPWINKFYILDLRPENSFIKWLVGQGYTVFVASWVNPDRRLAQETFEDYMRKGIFAAFDAVEQATGVKDPNVVGYCIGGTLLTATLGYMAATKDSRVNSATFWAAQADFSEAGDLKIFVDEAQLEALREQMENAGGVLEGSKMATTFNMLRANDLIWSFVINNYMLGRQPMPFDLLYWNSDTTRMPEKTHLFYLRECYKENNLALGKMVLGGKTIDLSKVKVPVYLQSAKEDHIAPYRSIFKTTKLFKGPIRFILAGSGHIAGVINAPAAKKYQYWTNDKIPDTVEKWIEGAKEHAGSWWPDWDRWLSKLSGKKIPARKPGDGKLPVLGDAPGEYVKIKAQ
- a CDS encoding aldo/keto reductase; the protein is MRELHTLSAIGFGGYRITQRSAEHRAALIGALRSGCTLIDTASNYAAGESEQLIGAVLDDFPDFDPFVVTKAGYVGAENLDYFHGPGSRLAASEIVKVSDDSYHCLHPDFLRAQIDRSLANLRRKTVDGFLLHNPEYHFRTDASVYDRIERAFCLLEEKVAAGTVRYYGVSSNTLAPRDRPDALQIDELLKIAARVAANHHFRLVQFPFNLLEFQPATESGGRESLIGYARRNGLRTFANRPLNARIGARRVRLARTDASGFALDRDVAIEGLVATLDARLAAMEIDGSAADIPAIRHLRERWADLDTSEIVADVFEKAVYPAVALLFDGDLPDHVRQSVRAVEASALRSAQSSMNAATLQMRDALAAQGVIRTNDDRALDVIACDSLLKAKVDHVLVGMRRPAYVDSLSGLF
- a CDS encoding FMN-binding negative transcriptional regulator; its protein translation is MYRPAAVDERQALDAFIRAQPFATIALTRDGAVQLAYAPVVLDAEGVRFHLAANNPMARADGARLRLSFLGAHAYISPGWYETKTMVPTWNYSAVEGEGVARRLDEPALTALLVDLSAAEEAKLAPKKPWTVDKVPAERMAMLLRAIVGFSLRFETLEGKFKLSQNAKPEDFAGAVRGLEERGDAASVAVAGAMRRLDRTRSE
- a CDS encoding phytanoyl-CoA dioxygenase family protein, translated to MAIGSVEEALAQAGVTAATLSPADARALDDDGYVVLRGAIPAECLDDLRARFEAAVLAPDRWPAPREHGTRHAMLENDAAVRRVCLSPPLLAAAFHVLKERFFFKGVQGRDPSPGGGYQLLHRDWPDDGAVPGIVVGLGFLDPFGAANGATRLVPGTHFEAGEMNDYSRHVMHPREIVAEGDPGDVLIFHGRLVHSGLRNESGAPRRTLQVCWQCHSSIATVRETRDLSAASPLDRYWMGAD
- the argC gene encoding N-acetyl-gamma-glutamyl-phosphate reductase, whose translation is MSKKVFVDGAAGTTGLEIRERLAGRGDLAVVQLGDAERKDARARAAALNSADLVILCLPDEAAREAVALIENPDVRVIDASTAHRVAPGWVFGFPEFEPGNYEAIAGAKRVTNPGCWSTGFLALIRPLVRAGLIPADAPLAAHGISGYSGGGKAMIAEFENTDSPAYVETVARAYAMQLAHKHVPEMTERAGLRHAPVFSPYVGRFYRGMIVEVPLQLWSLKGAPKAADLHGVLADTYGGRQLVEVATLAEAAAVKTLDAEALKHTSRLKLYVFSNETTGQARLSAVFDNLGKGASGAAVQNLNLMLGLAETTGLV
- a CDS encoding DUF805 domain-containing protein — its product is MEPINWFMSVVTQHYFDFNGRARRAEFWWFMLVYIIIDVVLAVIQNILGVGTVLTGLLALALLLPSLGVGVRRLHDIGRSGWWILIGFVPIVGWILIIYWYAQPGTVGANEFGADPKAGVAAA
- a CDS encoding Ig-like domain-containing protein; translation: MTKRPVLYVAIVLAITLTASGATDVTYTYDLLGRLVFVHRAGGNTIHYVYDAAGNRTQVSTASTNYAPLAFPDLVGTDETVAITFDPRINDQDPEGDTLTISAKTNGAHGTVTLNGGTSLTYTPTGYYNGPDSFTYTISDGHANAAVGTVAMTVNFVNQPPAAANDSITTNHNTPYTFDPRTNDGDPENDPITITAKTNGSHGTVMINGGTSVTYNPTHGYSGSDSFTYTISDGHAHAATATVSVTVTAINQPPVAVDDGYTVAAGTKDYTYDPRTNDSDVDDDALTITAVSSPTLGTVTINSGTSLTSHLGLGGIADGAVQQFTYTISDGHGHTATATVAINGQCSGPTC